A stretch of Spirosoma oryzicola DNA encodes these proteins:
- a CDS encoding alpha/beta hydrolase, with the protein MKVAISLLVLLVFGLSCSSEPAITKEMLDGGTLFDPSLYKPEEYLLSKAIPNPTSEQARRPVIIACHGYSATTFEWDEFRSWSAGRSDFYLSRVLLGGHGRSYDDFKKSTWHDWQASITTEYEQLVKAGYQNISLLGSSTSGALLMELVASGYFANRTAPRNLLLVDPIVIPSDKSLSLIGVVGPMIGYIATDQSAAEDKVYYHFRPQETLQQLQNLLGVVRNDLEKGVTLPANCTLKIYKSKKDPAADPVSAVLMYRGTTLADGSPVDVQMVDSELHVYTRLQLREGVTDKDRQNQTATFTDIVTRVLR; encoded by the coding sequence ATGAAAGTAGCCATTAGTTTACTCGTCCTGCTGGTCTTTGGGTTGAGTTGTTCGTCGGAACCAGCCATCACCAAGGAAATGTTGGACGGCGGCACCCTGTTTGACCCCTCGCTGTACAAACCCGAGGAGTATCTGCTTTCGAAAGCGATTCCCAATCCCACATCCGAACAAGCCCGTAGGCCGGTTATCATCGCCTGTCATGGTTACTCCGCTACGACGTTTGAATGGGACGAATTTCGAAGCTGGTCGGCAGGACGATCGGATTTTTACCTGTCGCGGGTACTTTTAGGCGGCCACGGGCGCAGTTACGACGACTTCAAAAAATCGACCTGGCACGACTGGCAGGCGTCTATAACCACGGAGTACGAACAGTTGGTGAAGGCGGGTTATCAAAACATCAGCCTGCTGGGTTCTTCCACCAGCGGAGCGTTGTTAATGGAACTAGTTGCTTCCGGTTATTTCGCCAATCGCACGGCACCGCGCAACCTGTTGCTGGTCGATCCTATTGTGATTCCGTCTGACAAGTCGTTGTCGCTGATCGGTGTCGTTGGTCCCATGATTGGGTATATCGCTACCGATCAATCCGCAGCAGAAGATAAGGTGTACTATCACTTTCGACCGCAGGAAACGCTACAGCAGCTACAAAACCTGCTTGGCGTTGTCCGCAACGATTTAGAAAAGGGAGTAACGCTGCCCGCCAACTGTACGCTGAAAATCTACAAATCAAAGAAAGATCCGGCTGCTGACCCCGTTAGCGCCGTGCTGATGTATCGGGGCACAACCCTGGCCGACGGAAGTCCGGTTGATGTCCAGATGGTCGATTCGGAGTTGCACGTTTACACCCGCTTGCAATTGCGCGAGGGCGTGACGGACAAAGACCGGCAAAATCAGACGGCTACCTTTACGGATATCGTGACCCGCGTACTCCGGTGA
- a CDS encoding alpha-amylase family glycosyl hydrolase, translating to MNTLSIPAPFATTVTMRFAPLTKRDSFDPDSWPSTPLQPLSAQPGYWQIDVAELALSDGDYEYEFILDDKTDSPVPDPYAEEIVRFGGYRGLFRIRDGVRWRWPFSWADELSSGVKLPDNNQIVIYEMPLRWMSSGPELIRQVGLGTFDQAIFAHLDQLADLGINTIELLPVQDSADTLNWGYGTRFFFTTDFDMGPPIDLKVFIKQCHQRGIRVFLDVVMNHARECPLEKLAFDWFFLNSPSEEPGRGQDWGARMFRYRKRFNGHYPAREFHYQMAQFWIEEYHIDGFRLDEFQSIDNWDFIQTFRERATVRSKQLFPDRPFLVIAEDSWRRSDIVYDKPGNPSGRKVVDSMWNFSYRDDIRQLMGNGIQTSWGQPSRRERIVAFISGRKTWNGLSQSFVGGFADLSQNVNYITSHDVEKPEEARFMNYLFGQLLRQKQLGDGSVDTIRTIVDTIAGQSEAIIATHAEALERVRSGFAILMTSVGIPMLLAGEEFGDIHDLDQTDYRLKMSDPVDWQRRTQPGHSDLWNAVRALIYLRTSHPALQRNEIEFFYFHPAIDQNDSTRVFAYCRTNGRPVGSEGQVVVVANCGPHNFAQFWLPWPWTNTSQIKEVGPPAKGTLPTFPFNANSANLSLGPYQVRVFTT from the coding sequence ATGAATACACTATCCATTCCAGCTCCTTTTGCAACGACCGTAACCATGCGGTTCGCCCCACTTACCAAACGCGACTCGTTCGATCCGGATTCGTGGCCATCGACCCCGCTTCAACCGCTCAGCGCGCAGCCGGGTTACTGGCAGATTGATGTGGCCGAGCTTGCCTTGAGCGACGGTGATTACGAGTACGAATTCATCCTGGATGACAAAACGGATTCGCCCGTGCCGGACCCGTACGCTGAAGAAATTGTCCGGTTTGGTGGGTATCGAGGCTTATTTCGCATCCGCGACGGAGTGCGCTGGCGCTGGCCGTTCTCGTGGGCAGATGAATTGTCCAGTGGCGTTAAACTGCCGGATAACAACCAGATCGTTATCTACGAAATGCCGCTGCGGTGGATGTCCAGCGGACCCGAATTGATCCGTCAGGTAGGCTTGGGTACCTTCGATCAGGCTATTTTCGCGCACCTCGACCAGTTGGCGGATTTGGGCATCAACACCATCGAACTACTGCCAGTTCAGGATTCGGCGGATACGTTGAACTGGGGTTACGGTACGCGCTTCTTTTTTACCACTGACTTTGACATGGGGCCGCCCATCGATCTTAAAGTGTTTATCAAGCAGTGCCATCAGCGGGGTATTCGGGTGTTTCTCGACGTGGTAATGAATCATGCCCGCGAATGTCCGCTCGAAAAGCTGGCCTTCGACTGGTTTTTCCTGAACAGTCCAAGTGAAGAGCCGGGACGAGGGCAGGATTGGGGAGCGCGGATGTTTCGGTACCGAAAACGCTTCAACGGCCACTATCCGGCCCGTGAGTTTCATTACCAGATGGCGCAGTTCTGGATCGAAGAGTACCACATCGACGGCTTTCGGCTGGACGAATTTCAGAGTATCGACAACTGGGACTTTATCCAAACCTTCCGTGAGCGCGCCACGGTTCGTTCTAAACAACTGTTTCCCGACCGGCCCTTCCTGGTGATCGCCGAAGATTCCTGGCGTCGTTCGGACATTGTTTACGACAAGCCGGGCAATCCGTCCGGGCGCAAAGTGGTCGATAGCATGTGGAATTTTTCGTACCGGGACGACATTCGGCAGTTGATGGGTAACGGCATTCAGACCAGCTGGGGGCAGCCGTCCCGACGCGAACGAATTGTCGCGTTTATATCGGGTCGAAAAACCTGGAACGGGCTGAGTCAGTCTTTTGTGGGTGGCTTCGCAGACCTTTCTCAGAACGTAAATTACATTACCTCGCACGATGTTGAGAAGCCGGAAGAAGCCCGGTTTATGAATTACCTATTCGGGCAGTTGCTTCGCCAGAAACAACTAGGAGACGGTTCGGTTGATACCATTCGAACGATTGTCGATACCATTGCCGGGCAGTCGGAGGCAATCATCGCAACGCATGCCGAAGCCCTGGAGCGTGTGCGCAGTGGCTTTGCTATCCTGATGACGTCGGTTGGCATACCCATGTTGCTGGCGGGCGAAGAATTTGGCGACATCCACGACCTGGATCAAACCGATTACCGCCTGAAAATGTCCGATCCGGTTGACTGGCAGCGCCGGACTCAGCCGGGCCACAGCGACCTCTGGAACGCGGTCCGTGCGCTTATCTACCTGCGTACGTCACATCCGGCACTACAACGGAATGAAATTGAGTTTTTCTACTTCCATCCAGCGATTGATCAGAATGATAGTACGCGGGTTTTTGCCTACTGCCGAACCAATGGCCGACCGGTGGGCAGCGAAGGACAGGTCGTTGTCGTTGCCAACTGCGGACCGCACAACTTTGCGCAATTCTGGCTTCCCTGGCCGTGGACGAATACAAGTCAGATAAAAGAGGTTGGGCCGCCAGCGAAGGGTACACTGCCTACGTTTCCGTTCAATGCCAACAGCGCAAACCTCTCGCTCGGCCCTTATCAGGTACGGGTTTTTACTACCTAG
- a CDS encoding cytochrome-c peroxidase — MKYIIYQASCWVSTALLFLLASCHPQVDALQKGPSDDKLEALLKQTSNNIGNAFFRLPESTEYDQIPQDPRNPLSDAKVNLGKLLFHETALGRKPVRLIGFGTYSCSSCHNAKAGFQACLPQGMGEGGEGFGVDGKGRRRNVRYEPDEIDALPLRPPTTLNVAFQTNMLWAGRLGATHANVGTEAFWAVGTPMEKNKLGFQGVETESIAAQDVHRLDMRASAFQGNHTYRQLFQLAFKDNWTNDYQTKINAGLAIAAYTRTALTNKAPFQLWLRGNVQAMTDEQKQGAILFFGKAGCVRCHTGPALNSMRFYSLGMNSLRNGTLGEFHIVKADPSLSDHKGRGGFTGKAADMYKFKVPQLYNLKDSPFYGHGGSFTSLEAIVDYLNKAIPENKEVPVAQLATEFKPLNLTASEQTYLVTFLRDGLRDPDLRRYAPSSLPSGQCFPNNDQASRQDLGF; from the coding sequence ATGAAATACATTATTTATCAGGCATCCTGCTGGGTGTCTACGGCTCTACTGTTTCTTCTGGCCAGTTGCCACCCTCAGGTAGATGCTCTGCAAAAAGGTCCTTCGGATGACAAATTAGAAGCTTTACTGAAGCAAACGTCCAACAACATCGGGAATGCCTTCTTTCGGTTACCGGAGTCTACAGAGTATGATCAGATCCCGCAAGATCCCCGCAACCCGCTCAGCGATGCGAAAGTCAACCTGGGCAAACTTTTGTTTCATGAGACGGCGCTAGGCCGCAAACCTGTTAGACTCATTGGCTTTGGTACGTATTCCTGTTCCAGTTGTCACAACGCAAAGGCTGGGTTTCAGGCTTGCTTACCACAGGGCATGGGCGAAGGCGGAGAAGGATTTGGTGTCGATGGTAAAGGTCGTCGACGAAACGTCCGCTATGAACCCGACGAAATAGATGCCTTGCCCCTGCGCCCTCCCACAACACTGAATGTCGCTTTTCAGACCAATATGCTCTGGGCCGGACGATTGGGTGCTACCCATGCCAACGTGGGTACCGAAGCGTTCTGGGCGGTAGGCACACCGATGGAGAAAAACAAACTAGGGTTTCAGGGTGTAGAAACCGAGTCCATTGCAGCACAGGATGTACACCGGCTCGATATGCGGGCGTCGGCCTTTCAGGGAAATCATACGTACCGGCAGCTTTTTCAGCTGGCTTTCAAGGATAACTGGACCAACGATTACCAGACAAAAATCAATGCGGGGCTGGCGATAGCCGCTTATACCCGAACGGCATTAACCAACAAAGCTCCTTTTCAGCTATGGCTCCGGGGCAATGTACAGGCGATGACGGACGAGCAGAAGCAAGGAGCCATTTTGTTTTTTGGAAAAGCGGGCTGCGTGCGTTGCCACACGGGTCCTGCCTTAAACTCGATGCGCTTTTACTCGCTCGGAATGAATAGTTTGCGCAACGGCACGCTGGGCGAGTTTCACATTGTGAAGGCTGATCCCAGCCTGAGTGACCACAAGGGTCGTGGCGGCTTTACGGGAAAAGCTGCCGATATGTACAAGTTTAAAGTCCCGCAGCTTTATAATTTGAAAGACTCACCCTTTTACGGGCATGGGGGTTCGTTTACAAGTCTGGAAGCGATTGTAGACTATCTGAACAAGGCTATTCCCGAAAATAAGGAGGTACCGGTTGCCCAACTGGCTACTGAGTTTAAGCCGCTCAATCTGACGGCTAGCGAACAAACGTATTTGGTGACGTTTTTGCGGGATGGCCTGCGCGACCCCGATCTGCGTCGCTATGCGCCAAGCTCGCTACCGTCAGGACAATGTTTTCCTAACAATGATCAGGCCAGTCGTCAGGATTTAGGCTTCTAA
- a CDS encoding acyltransferase family protein: MQTHLTSSSASVEPAVAQPAPVKRLLSLDTLRGFDMFWIMGGEEVFHALAKTTGWAWAVLLADQFTHPDWNGFRAYDLIFPLFLFMAGVSTPFSIGSRLDRGADKAEIARKVISRGLILVVLGIIYNNGLFTKAIHDMRFPSVLGRIGLAGMFAQLIYLYARPRMQYIWFVGILLGYWAAMKLIPVPGCGAGVLTMECNLASYIDRLLVPGHLYKTIHDPEGLFSTIPAIGNALLGIFAGNYLRTQYKSGPKKALQLLGAGLSLVALGWLWNFVFPINKNLWTSSFVLVTGGLSLSLLALFYWVIDVKGIKGWTFFFTIIGMNSILIYLAVEFIDFGYAAQFFFGGLLKLSHSEAVREVGGVIALLAAKWAFLYFLYKKKTFLRV, encoded by the coding sequence ATGCAAACACATCTAACTAGCTCAAGTGCGTCGGTAGAACCCGCCGTTGCCCAACCCGCCCCCGTCAAACGGCTACTCTCTCTGGACACCTTACGCGGCTTCGACATGTTCTGGATCATGGGTGGCGAAGAAGTCTTTCATGCGCTCGCGAAAACGACCGGCTGGGCATGGGCCGTGCTGCTGGCCGACCAGTTTACGCATCCGGACTGGAACGGCTTTCGCGCCTACGACCTGATCTTTCCCCTCTTTCTATTTATGGCGGGCGTTTCGACGCCTTTTTCCATCGGGTCGCGTCTGGACAGAGGGGCCGACAAAGCAGAGATCGCCCGGAAGGTGATCAGCCGGGGCCTTATTCTGGTCGTGCTGGGTATCATTTACAACAACGGCTTATTCACCAAAGCCATTCACGACATGCGTTTCCCGAGCGTATTGGGACGCATTGGCCTGGCGGGCATGTTTGCCCAACTGATTTATTTGTACGCTCGGCCCCGGATGCAGTACATCTGGTTTGTGGGTATTCTGCTCGGCTACTGGGCAGCGATGAAACTAATTCCCGTACCGGGTTGCGGAGCGGGTGTGTTGACGATGGAATGTAATCTGGCTAGCTACATCGACCGTCTGTTGGTACCAGGTCACTTGTACAAAACCATCCATGACCCGGAGGGGCTGTTTTCAACCATTCCGGCTATCGGCAACGCCCTGCTGGGAATTTTTGCCGGTAATTACCTACGTACACAGTACAAGTCCGGCCCAAAGAAAGCGCTACAGTTGCTCGGCGCGGGCCTATCGCTTGTTGCACTCGGCTGGCTCTGGAACTTTGTTTTCCCCATCAACAAAAACCTGTGGACGAGTTCGTTCGTGCTGGTTACCGGCGGTTTGAGTTTGTCGCTCCTGGCTTTGTTTTACTGGGTGATCGACGTGAAAGGTATCAAAGGCTGGACGTTTTTCTTTACCATAATCGGCATGAACTCCATCCTGATTTATCTGGCCGTTGAATTTATTGATTTCGGCTACGCAGCCCAGTTCTTTTTTGGCGGGCTTCTGAAGCTGTCCCATTCCGAGGCCGTTCGGGAAGTGGGTGGTGTAATCGCCCTCCTAGCCGCGAAGTGGGCTTTTCTGTACTTTCTTTACAAGAAAAAAACGTTTTTACGTGTCTAA
- a CDS encoding substrate-binding domain-containing protein, with protein sequence MKKLLLLSLLSLAACELPPRQASTTTALNTVSDSTALGADEEYVMVTTAVTMPMYINHDQAAFKRWGAKHGVNVSVLGPAEWDVPAQINIIEEVIGTRPSGLLINGTDPAIGPVIDKAVAAGIPTVVYDSDIPNSKRHAFLGTDWYEIGQMQGREMVRLLGGKGKIAYLGIFGLNSMETGFRGLLDVIKDYPGIEVVGKFDDRSNVEEAARITSNLLSAHPDLAGLCGFDSNSGPGIGLAVKEAGRVGKVKVTTVDWEPEHLQLVREGVIQMLAGQKRELFTWYGAQFLYDMVHQTNRLSAHDAQAGITNVPTSVNTGLLRITQANVNEFIHR encoded by the coding sequence ATGAAAAAACTACTGCTACTTAGCCTGTTAAGCCTTGCTGCCTGCGAGCTACCACCCCGTCAGGCATCGACGACAACGGCACTGAATACCGTCTCAGACTCTACCGCTCTGGGCGCGGATGAAGAATACGTGATGGTAACGACCGCCGTTACGATGCCGATGTACATTAACCACGATCAGGCCGCCTTCAAACGATGGGGTGCGAAACATGGGGTAAACGTTTCGGTGCTCGGCCCCGCCGAGTGGGATGTCCCCGCTCAGATTAATATCATTGAAGAAGTGATCGGAACCCGACCTTCCGGCTTGCTTATTAACGGCACCGACCCCGCCATTGGCCCCGTTATCGACAAAGCCGTTGCTGCGGGTATTCCAACGGTCGTATATGATTCCGACATTCCAAATTCGAAGCGTCACGCGTTTCTCGGCACGGACTGGTATGAAATTGGGCAGATGCAGGGTCGCGAAATGGTACGACTGCTCGGCGGCAAAGGAAAGATTGCGTACCTGGGTATTTTCGGTTTGAACAGCATGGAAACCGGCTTCCGGGGTTTGCTCGATGTCATCAAAGACTATCCGGGGATTGAAGTTGTTGGCAAATTCGATGACAGATCCAACGTCGAAGAAGCCGCCCGCATCACGTCTAACCTGCTCAGCGCCCACCCCGACTTGGCCGGTTTGTGTGGTTTCGATTCCAACTCCGGCCCCGGTATCGGACTGGCTGTGAAAGAAGCGGGTCGGGTTGGTAAAGTAAAAGTCACGACCGTCGATTGGGAGCCGGAACACCTGCAACTCGTCCGGGAAGGTGTCATTCAGATGCTGGCCGGGCAAAAACGCGAACTTTTCACCTGGTACGGCGCGCAGTTTCTGTACGACATGGTTCACCAGACCAACCGCCTGTCGGCCCACGATGCCCAGGCTGGCATTACCAATGTACCTACCTCTGTAAACACAGGGCTACTGCGAATTACCCAGGCCAACGTCAACGAGTTTATTCATCGCTAG
- a CDS encoding ABC transporter permease, with translation MRQLVQERTYSLTLTIVLIGLGAALVFPQTFPTFGNWSQLLLNLSIDTIVAVGMMLLLIAGVFDLSVGSVVAFSGGIAAYTMMVYGIPVPVAVVLTLIGAGLIGAVNGYLIAYQGINPMIQTLAMMGIVRGGALLISGSGIQNLPYWFNALSQSRLLGIQMPVWYMLLIVGTFAFLMNKTVFFRRYYYIGGNEQAADLSGIRVKRMKLWGFVLTSVLAGVAGMLLASRLGTALPTAGRGLELRVITAVILGGASLSGGHGKIIGALLGAMFMGLVSNVMVLTRVSGYWQDIILGLILIAAVWSDKALQKRGALA, from the coding sequence ATGCGCCAACTTGTTCAGGAACGCACCTATTCACTCACGCTGACCATCGTGCTGATTGGCCTTGGCGCAGCCCTGGTATTTCCACAGACCTTCCCAACATTCGGCAACTGGAGCCAGCTGCTTCTGAACCTCAGCATCGACACGATCGTGGCCGTCGGGATGATGTTGCTCCTGATTGCGGGTGTTTTTGACTTATCGGTTGGGTCCGTCGTCGCCTTTTCGGGGGGCATTGCCGCTTACACAATGATGGTGTATGGCATTCCCGTTCCTGTCGCCGTAGTCTTAACCTTGATCGGTGCCGGACTTATTGGCGCAGTCAATGGCTACCTCATCGCCTACCAGGGCATCAATCCCATGATTCAAACCCTGGCGATGATGGGCATTGTACGTGGAGGTGCCCTGCTCATCAGCGGCTCCGGTATTCAGAACCTTCCCTACTGGTTCAACGCCCTCAGTCAATCGAGGCTGCTGGGTATTCAGATGCCCGTCTGGTACATGCTCCTGATTGTCGGTACGTTCGCTTTTCTGATGAATAAAACCGTGTTTTTTCGGCGCTACTACTACATCGGGGGCAACGAGCAAGCCGCTGACTTATCAGGCATTCGGGTCAAACGCATGAAACTGTGGGGATTTGTACTGACCTCCGTTCTGGCCGGTGTTGCGGGTATGTTGTTAGCATCCCGGCTTGGCACAGCCCTGCCGACGGCGGGCCGGGGGTTGGAGTTACGCGTTATCACCGCCGTAATCCTGGGCGGAGCCAGTTTGTCGGGAGGACACGGTAAAATTATCGGCGCACTGCTCGGGGCTATGTTTATGGGACTGGTCAGTAACGTCATGGTGCTGACCCGAGTGTCCGGTTACTGGCAGGATATTATTCTGGGACTCATCTTGATAGCCGCTGTCTGGAGCGATAAAGCCCTGCAAAAACGGGGAGCCTTAGCATGA
- a CDS encoding glycoside hydrolase family 140 protein, producing MKNFVLLMLFLCIQDQLLAQQPFTNGRLKVSDNKRYLVHQNGKPFFWLGDTAWELFHRLNREEADQYLKKRAEQGFTVVQAVALAEFDGLNEPNPYGDTPLSDYDPTKPNEAYFKHVDYIVDKAAQYGIVIGFLPTWGDKLFKSTWGKGPEIFNPTNARTYGRFLGNRYKNRENIVWILGGDRNPRDGSQDVAVWRAMAEGIQDGVGGAANALLSYHSQPNGLDGGAAKWFQNEPWFDFNMHQNGHCRFTPIYDNISVSYNRQPTKPTMDAEPIYEDHPVCFNAKDLGTSNAYDVRLYAYQDLFAGAHGHTYGCHDIWQMYSSKRPSVNNPHLFWPEALDLPGAKQMKHVRTLMTARPLLDRVPDQSLIVENNLSPAERIQATRGKDYAFVYTTVGKPFTVNPGKISGKTVTATWYDPRSGKSQSAGTFDNQQPKSFTPPSKGYGQDWVLILDDAAKQYAPL from the coding sequence ATGAAAAATTTCGTTTTGCTGATGCTGTTCTTGTGTATTCAGGATCAATTGCTGGCGCAGCAGCCGTTTACCAACGGTCGCCTGAAAGTGTCTGACAACAAACGCTACCTGGTTCACCAGAATGGTAAACCTTTTTTCTGGCTGGGTGATACGGCCTGGGAACTGTTTCACCGGTTGAATCGCGAAGAAGCGGATCAGTACCTGAAAAAGCGGGCTGAACAGGGTTTTACGGTAGTGCAGGCCGTGGCTCTGGCGGAATTTGACGGTTTGAACGAACCAAACCCCTACGGAGACACCCCCCTTAGCGACTACGACCCGACGAAACCCAACGAAGCGTATTTCAAGCACGTCGATTATATCGTTGACAAAGCGGCTCAGTACGGTATCGTTATCGGGTTTCTGCCAACCTGGGGGGACAAACTGTTTAAAAGCACCTGGGGGAAAGGACCGGAAATTTTCAATCCTACCAACGCTCGTACGTACGGGCGCTTTCTCGGCAATCGCTACAAAAACCGGGAGAACATTGTCTGGATTTTAGGGGGCGACCGCAATCCGCGCGATGGTTCGCAGGATGTAGCCGTCTGGCGGGCCATGGCCGAGGGGATTCAGGACGGCGTTGGCGGAGCCGCTAACGCGTTGCTATCCTATCACTCACAACCGAACGGACTCGACGGTGGAGCGGCCAAGTGGTTTCAGAACGAGCCCTGGTTTGACTTCAACATGCACCAGAACGGGCACTGCCGGTTTACGCCCATCTACGACAACATCAGCGTATCGTACAACCGCCAGCCGACCAAGCCGACGATGGATGCCGAACCAATTTACGAAGATCATCCGGTCTGTTTCAACGCCAAAGATCTGGGCACGTCCAACGCGTATGATGTACGCTTGTATGCGTACCAGGATCTGTTTGCGGGAGCGCACGGGCATACGTACGGTTGTCACGACATCTGGCAGATGTACAGTTCGAAACGGCCATCGGTCAACAATCCGCATCTGTTCTGGCCCGAAGCGCTCGATCTGCCCGGTGCCAAGCAGATGAAGCACGTTCGAACGTTAATGACCGCCCGCCCTTTGCTGGATCGCGTACCGGATCAATCGCTGATCGTTGAAAACAACCTGAGTCCGGCGGAGCGCATTCAGGCCACGCGCGGTAAGGATTACGCTTTTGTGTACACTACAGTTGGAAAGCCGTTTACGGTAAACCCCGGTAAGATTTCGGGGAAAACCGTTACCGCTACCTGGTACGACCCGCGTTCGGGAAAAAGTCAGTCGGCGGGTACGTTCGACAACCAGCAGCCCAAGTCATTTACGCCCCCCTCGAAGGGTTACGGGCAGGATTGGGTGCTGATCCTCGATGATGCGGCCAAACAGTACGCACCTCTATAA
- a CDS encoding phosphogluconate dehydrogenase C-terminal domain-containing protein, translated as MTKIALVGAGGKMGCRLTDNFKKLASYDVSYLEIAPQGIENLRQRGVTVCEPGPAVSEADVVILALPDVAIGKLSEEIIPQMKPGALVLTLDPAAPLDGVIAHRDDLGYVIAHPCHPSVFNWEPTEAAFRDFYGGISAKQSIVVALMAGTEEHYQLGEKVAQDMYGPVKDTHRITLEQMAILEPAMVETLAQTCMEVVKEGYDRIVTLGVPEAAARDFVLGHLRIQIAVLFKEVNGTFSDAAYKISKRAKPILFREGWQRIFEMDDIREQVKDITAR; from the coding sequence ATGACCAAAATTGCTTTAGTAGGGGCCGGTGGTAAAATGGGCTGCCGCCTGACCGACAACTTTAAAAAGCTGGCTAGCTACGACGTTTCTTACCTCGAAATTGCACCCCAGGGTATTGAAAACCTGCGGCAACGGGGCGTAACGGTCTGCGAGCCGGGGCCAGCCGTTTCGGAAGCCGACGTGGTCATTCTGGCGCTGCCCGACGTGGCTATTGGCAAACTTTCGGAAGAAATTATCCCGCAAATGAAACCGGGAGCGCTGGTATTGACGCTCGACCCAGCCGCTCCGCTGGATGGTGTCATCGCCCACCGCGACGATTTGGGCTACGTCATTGCTCACCCCTGTCACCCATCGGTATTCAACTGGGAGCCAACCGAAGCCGCCTTCCGCGATTTCTACGGTGGAATCTCGGCTAAGCAGTCGATTGTGGTGGCATTGATGGCCGGAACGGAAGAGCACTACCAGCTGGGCGAAAAAGTTGCTCAGGATATGTACGGACCGGTCAAGGATACGCACCGCATCACGCTCGAACAAATGGCTATTCTGGAACCCGCTATGGTTGAAACGCTGGCCCAGACCTGCATGGAGGTGGTGAAAGAAGGGTACGACCGGATTGTTACCCTTGGTGTGCCCGAAGCAGCCGCCCGCGACTTTGTGCTCGGTCACCTGCGCATTCAGATTGCTGTGCTGTTCAAGGAAGTAAACGGGACGTTTTCGGATGCCGCGTATAAGATTTCCAAACGCGCCAAACCGATCCTGTTCCGCGAAGGCTGGCAGCGTATCTTCGAGATGGACGACATCCGCGAGCAGGTAAAAGACATTACGGCTCGTTAA
- a CDS encoding sugar phosphate isomerase/epimerase family protein, protein MQLGISTYTYGWAVGVPGNRPAQPLDELRLLDQAVRLGVRLVQFGDNWPLHELADEQLAELSRQSVQQGITLEIGARGLTEAHLYRYIALADRLQSRLLRFVLDTVDYEPSVEVIIDLLRNALPDLDGANVTLGIENHDRLLAREFADIVERVGSSRVGICLDSVNSMGAGEGLAEVVRTLAPYTVNLHLKDFGIQRPPHLMGFQIDGRIAGQGMLNIPWLVDQVSQYGRCQTAILEQWVVPESTLADSIRKEAVWAEESLTHLKNSGLFTVDHTS, encoded by the coding sequence ATGCAACTCGGCATCAGCACGTACACCTATGGCTGGGCAGTTGGCGTGCCAGGGAACCGCCCCGCCCAACCCCTCGACGAGCTACGGTTACTGGATCAGGCCGTCCGGCTTGGCGTGCGGCTGGTGCAATTCGGCGATAACTGGCCGTTGCACGAACTAGCGGACGAGCAGTTAGCAGAATTAAGCAGACAAAGCGTTCAACAGGGAATTACGCTGGAGATCGGCGCACGCGGCCTTACCGAAGCGCACCTTTACCGGTACATTGCCCTTGCCGACCGGTTGCAGAGTCGTCTGCTCCGGTTTGTTCTGGATACGGTCGACTACGAACCGTCCGTCGAGGTGATTATCGATCTGTTGAGAAATGCCTTACCCGATTTGGACGGAGCGAACGTGACGCTTGGTATTGAGAATCATGACCGACTACTGGCGCGTGAATTTGCCGACATTGTTGAACGCGTGGGCAGTTCTCGCGTAGGCATTTGTCTGGATTCTGTCAACTCGATGGGCGCCGGTGAAGGGCTGGCCGAAGTAGTACGAACATTAGCCCCTTATACGGTCAACCTACATTTGAAAGACTTCGGCATTCAGCGGCCTCCGCACCTAATGGGCTTTCAGATCGACGGCCGGATCGCTGGTCAGGGAATGCTCAATATACCGTGGCTAGTGGATCAGGTAAGCCAGTACGGGCGTTGCCAGACGGCCATCCTGGAGCAATGGGTCGTGCCCGAATCAACGCTGGCGGATAGTATCCGGAAGGAAGCCGTCTGGGCCGAAGAAAGTCTTACGCACCTAAAAAATAGTGGCTTGTTTACGGTTGACCATACATCTTAG